A genome region from Bufo gargarizans isolate SCDJY-AF-19 chromosome 2, ASM1485885v1, whole genome shotgun sequence includes the following:
- the LOC122927181 gene encoding contactin-4-like isoform X1, with product MKLLSILALVFRIWCVLGSLPIPELIYKDNIIEDDDTEITCGLHYTDPSLVVNLKIKGNATLQNCVTRKYQSKNGISTNETCTLEVTKEMDKMEFICEAQFKTQSEPKKMYLQTEPTITDCPNNLVWIEKEENSFHCEATGYPLPIVTCRIGNTKYSEGVKFRALRNMTGTYICTAKNFDQISKPVEVIVQYKPEVLEIKVSPPLHNDGDTVTMMCKADGEPAPTYSWETPSSNVQFSPDNTTITIQTMTKSHLGKYSCTARNKHGHHSLKEDLTLEAKPKISEVKVEPSVEVFEGNNVTVSCEASGFPPPTLSWVHPKAEVQVSKDKRTVKIWGIKKEHMGNYSCAAQNKYGTVTQSQQITLSVKPKVLSINIKPSIPVSEKENLILTCVAQGIPRPTYSWHLPTPNVHLSSDNSTINISAAQKAHEGDYSCTAQNKHGRDTMTKRITVKEKGNGADRREMSVTTILSLLIATSLMIYLS from the exons GTAGTCTACCTATTCCCGAACTGATCTATAAAGATAACATCATTGAGGATGACGATACAGAAATCACATGTGGATTGCATTACACAGACCCCAGCTTGGTTGTGAACTTGAAGATAAAAGGCAATGCAACATTACAAAACTGTGTGACGAGAAAATACCAGTCCAAAAATGGCATCTCCACCAATGAAACATGTACATTGGAGGTCACCAAGGAGATGGACAAGATGGAGTTCATATGTGAAGCTCAGTTTAAAACCCAAAGCGAGCCAAAGAAGATGTATCTACAAA CTGAACCTACGATTACAGATTGCCCTAATAACTTAGTTTGGATAGAGAAAGAAGAAAACAGTTTCCACTGTGAGGCCACAGGATACCCACTGCCGATTGTGACTTGCCGAATAGGCAACACTAAATATTCAGAGGGAGTGAAGTTTAGAGCATTGAGAAATATGACCGGCACTTATATCTGTACTGCTAAAAACTTTGATCAGATTTCCAAGCCAGTAGAAGTGATTGTACAGT acAAGCCGGAAGTATTAGAAATAAAAGTGAGTCCACCCCTACACAATGACGGCGACACTGTGACAATGATGTGTAAGGCAGACGGTGAACCAGCTCCTACTTACAGCTGGGAAACTCCATCATCCAATGTCCAGTTTTCTCCGGACAACACAACCATTACAATCCAGACAATGACGAAGAGTCACCTTGGAAAATACTCATGCACAGCAAGgaacaagcatggccaccacagtCTCAAGGAAGATCTCACTCTAGAAG ccaagCCTAAAATATCAGAAGTAAAGGTGGAACCATCTGTGGAAGTGTTTGAAGGCAACAATGTGACGGTGTCCTGCGAAGCCAGTGGATTCCCCCCTCCTACTTTGAGCTGGGTCCATCCAAAAGCTGAGGTTCAAGTCTCTAAAGATAAGCGTACTGTGAAAATCTGGGGCATAAAGAAGGAACATATGGGAAATTACTCATGCGCTGCTCAAAATAAGTATGGGACTGTCACTCAGAGCCAGCAAATCACactttcag TCAAGCCTAAAGTGTTAAGTATTAACATCAAGCCATCTATACCCGTGTCGGAAAAGGAAAACTTGATCTTGACTTGTGTGGCACAGGGTATCCCCCGTCCTACCTACAGCTGGCACCTTCCAACACCCAATGTGCATCTCTCGAGTGATAACAGTACCATTAATATCTCTGCCGCCCAGAAAGCACATGAAGGAGATTACAGCTGTACTGCTCAAAATAAGCATGGGCGGGACACAATGACAAAGAGAATTACTGTTAAAG